From Caretta caretta isolate rCarCar2 chromosome 3, rCarCar1.hap1, whole genome shotgun sequence, a single genomic window includes:
- the LOC142071373 gene encoding uncharacterized protein LOC142071373: MEAAGRLLCRVSLLLLWLQPGLGRTRVVQAAPPGFIESSCPSRIFWVKLDKRFLQGKFFSLELVDPSGGTVLLDEKLAARCGYVLSVDVWGNPIFRASVLGCHVANKADELFSLTINVKVSSSPDMRQAATYTYPMYCTYSPWAPREIVCEENYMEVSVKSDVPAISDDDTAIWMSALPEVQKVEYQVWQLIFLSPSGRKKIMVSDAANLGYSFNNTLARVFLRAPYSSNESKLAVVNGVNMNSVSSTSMYKQRWLLLLIDTTVSCPIDGTRFTDTAITWTVPSIIPTLVPQEPTFVSKNISVGVDGQRIMHPEQNYILEHNKTHIQMTVPIGAAGGRLKVSENLS, translated from the exons ATGGAGGCTGCAGGCAGATTGCTCTGCAG AGTCTCGCTGCTCCTTCTGTGGCTCCAGCCCGGGCTAGGGAGGACTCGAGTGGTGCAGGCTGCTCCCCCAG GTTTTATAGAGAGCAGCTGCCCTTCCAGGATCTTTTGGGTGAAACTGGACAAACGCTTCCTGCAGGGAAAGTTCTTCAGTCTGGAGCTCGTGG ACCCCTCTGGTGGCACAGTCCTGCTTGATGAGAAATTGGCTGCTCGCTGTGGCTATGTTCTGTCAGTAGATGTGTGGGGCAATCCTATCTTCCGGGCTTCTGTGCTTGGCTGTCATGTGGCAAACAAG GCAGATGAATTGTTTTCTCTTACTATAAACGTAAAGGTGTCCTCCTCTCCAGACATGAGGCAAGCTGCAACCTACACCTATCCTATGTACTGTACATACTCTCCATGGGCTCCAAGAGAAATTGTATGTGAAGAAAATTATATGGAG GTGTCGGTGAAGAGTGATGTTCCTGCAATTTCAGACGATGACACTGCAATATGGATGTCAGCTCTGCCAGAG GTTCAAAAAGTGGAATACCAGGTATGGCAACTGatctttctttctccttcagGGAGAAAGAAAATAATGGTAAGCGACGCAGCCAACCTGGGTTACAGCTTCAATAATACACTGGCTCGAGTGTTCCTGCGTGCTCCATATTCCAGTAATGAATCTAAACTTGCAGTG GTTAATGGTGTGAATATGAACTCAGTCAGTTCCACTTCCATGTACAAGCAGAGGTGGCTGCTTCTCTTGATTGACACAACTGTCTCATGTCCTATCG ATGGCACCAGATTCACTGATACTGCTATAACTTGGACTGTGCCAAGCATTATCCCTACACTAGTGCCTCAAGAACCCACCTTCGTGTCCAAAAACATTTCAGTGGGAGTCGATGGCCAAAGAATAATGCACCCTGAACAGAATTATATTCTGGAACACAACAAGACACACATTCAAATGACTGTCCCCATTGGAGCAGCTGGGGGCAGATTAAAGGTTAGTGAGAACCTATCATAA